The following coding sequences lie in one Mycoplasma crocodyli MP145 genomic window:
- a CDS encoding DNA adenine methylase, with protein sequence MERLTPFVKWVGGKRQLLNVISNSLPKFYNDYYEPFVGGGALLLFLKPKKAFINDINNVLINTYKIIKNNPDELINLLSKFDSSNIDKEKYNNLRNKFNKKIINQEFDVEQSALFIFLNKKCFNGLYRVNSKGLFNVPFNNKQRGSSFSKENILAISKYLKNVEILSVDFEKSVNNAKKGDFIFLDSPYVPLTETSFHEYSKEGFTLNDHIRLANLFKELDKRGCYVMLTNHNTELINFLYKDFNIKTVSVKRMINSDAKNRVGEEVIITNYEYQ encoded by the coding sequence ATGGAACGTTTAACACCCTTTGTAAAATGAGTAGGTGGTAAAAGACAATTATTAAATGTAATTAGTAATTCACTACCTAAATTCTATAATGATTATTATGAACCGTTTGTAGGTGGCGGTGCTTTATTACTTTTTCTTAAACCAAAAAAAGCATTCATTAACGATATAAATAATGTATTAATAAACACTTACAAAATCATAAAAAACAATCCAGATGAACTTATAAATTTATTAAGCAAATTCGATTCCTCTAATATTGATAAAGAAAAATACAATAATTTAAGAAATAAATTTAATAAAAAAATTATTAATCAAGAGTTTGATGTTGAGCAATCAGCGTTATTTATTTTTCTAAATAAAAAATGTTTCAATGGCCTTTATAGAGTAAATTCAAAAGGTCTTTTTAATGTTCCGTTCAACAACAAACAGAGAGGAAGTTCCTTCTCGAAAGAAAATATTTTAGCAATTAGCAAGTATTTAAAAAACGTTGAAATACTAAGTGTAGATTTTGAAAAAAGTGTAAATAATGCTAAAAAAGGAGATTTTATTTTTTTGGATAGCCCTTATGTACCTCTAACCGAGACAAGTTTTCATGAATATTCAAAAGAAGGTTTTACATTAAACGATCATATTAGATTGGCTAACTTATTTAAAGAACTTGATAAAAGAGGATGTTATGTTATGTTAACAAACCATAATACAGAATTAATAAATTTTCTTTATAAAGATTTTAATATAAAAACTGTTTCAGTAAAAAGGATGATTAATAGTGATGCAAAAAATAGAGTTGGTGAAGAAGTTATAATTACGAATTATGAATACCAATAA
- the nrdE gene encoding class 1b ribonucleoside-diphosphate reductase subunit alpha, whose amino-acid sequence MTKKTKLADINNYDEYIALNAKSKLLACGKSDFFQDHEAARLYMKHHALPNTKVFNSIKERFDYLVKHGYYEDELVKKYNIKDIEKLRQYAIDYHFKFTSFMGALKFYNAYCLKSFDDTEYLEQYEDRALMNALFIGDGNVEVAQATLEEIMSGRYQPATPTFLNAGKKQRGEYISCYLLRVEDNMESIARGISTSLQLSKRGGGVALCLTNLRELGAPIKNIQNQATGIVPVMKILEDSFSYANQLGQRQGAGVVYLSAHHPDVMTFLDTKRENADEKIRIKSLSLGLVLPDITFELAKNNEDMALFSPYDVQREYGKAFSDISITKEYYNMLNNKNIKKTFISARKLFQTIAELHFESGYPYLLFDDTVNDRSAHPGRIIMSNLCSEIAQPSSETTYNPDLSFVKLGEDIACNLGSMNIDKLMQAGNKFSDSIYRAIYALNHIATNSDLSAAPSIQNGNKRNRAIGLGAMNLHGFLSTNSIYYNTKEAVEFTDLFFYTFAYHSFKASNKLAKEGFGKFANFENTKFATGEYFDKYTKAKDDEYKPKSQIVAELFKKFDVHIPTKQEWKELSKEIQKTGLANSHLMAIAPTGSISYLSGCTPSLQPVVADVEVRKEGKLGRVYVPAYKISEENKKYYQMGAYEVGPLPIIDVVAAAQKHIDQAISLTLFVKDTVTTRDLNKAYIYAFKQKCASIYYVRIRQDVLEGSENLECTSCVI is encoded by the coding sequence ATGACTAAGAAAACAAAACTTGCAGACATAAATAACTATGATGAATATATTGCTCTAAACGCAAAAAGTAAATTATTGGCTTGTGGAAAAAGTGATTTTTTTCAAGATCACGAAGCTGCCAGATTATACATGAAGCACCATGCTCTACCTAATACAAAAGTCTTTAATTCTATAAAAGAAAGATTTGATTATTTAGTTAAACATGGCTATTATGAAGATGAATTGGTAAAAAAATATAATATTAAAGATATTGAAAAACTAAGACAATATGCTATTGATTATCATTTTAAATTTACTTCATTTATGGGGGCTTTAAAATTCTATAATGCTTATTGTTTAAAAAGCTTTGATGATACTGAATATTTAGAACAATATGAAGATAGAGCTTTAATGAATGCGCTTTTCATTGGAGATGGAAATGTTGAAGTTGCACAAGCTACACTTGAAGAAATAATGAGTGGAAGATATCAACCGGCTACACCAACTTTTTTAAACGCTGGTAAAAAACAACGTGGAGAATATATTTCATGTTATTTATTAAGAGTTGAAGATAACATGGAATCAATTGCAAGAGGAATTTCAACCTCTTTACAATTATCAAAACGTGGTGGCGGAGTTGCTCTTTGTTTAACGAACCTTCGTGAATTAGGTGCTCCAATTAAAAATATACAAAACCAAGCAACAGGAATAGTGCCTGTTATGAAAATTCTTGAAGATTCATTTTCATATGCAAATCAACTTGGACAACGTCAAGGTGCTGGAGTAGTTTATTTAAGTGCTCATCACCCCGATGTAATGACTTTCCTTGATACAAAAAGAGAAAATGCTGATGAAAAAATCCGTATTAAATCACTTTCATTAGGATTAGTTTTACCAGATATTACATTCGAATTAGCTAAAAATAATGAAGACATGGCTCTATTTTCTCCTTATGATGTTCAAAGAGAATATGGAAAAGCATTTAGTGATATTTCAATAACTAAAGAATATTACAATATGTTAAATAATAAAAACATTAAAAAAACATTTATAAGTGCTAGAAAATTATTTCAAACCATTGCTGAATTACACTTTGAATCTGGTTATCCTTATTTACTTTTTGATGATACAGTTAATGACAGAAGTGCTCACCCTGGTAGAATTATTATGTCAAACCTTTGTTCTGAAATTGCGCAACCAAGTTCTGAAACAACATATAATCCTGACCTTTCATTTGTAAAATTAGGTGAAGACATCGCATGTAACTTAGGTTCAATGAATATTGATAAATTAATGCAAGCAGGAAACAAATTCTCTGATTCAATATATCGTGCAATTTATGCTCTTAATCACATAGCTACAAACTCTGATTTAAGTGCTGCACCAAGCATTCAAAACGGAAACAAAAGAAATAGAGCTATTGGGTTGGGAGCGATGAACTTACATGGTTTCTTATCGACAAATAGCATTTACTATAATACTAAAGAAGCTGTTGAATTTACAGATTTATTCTTCTACACATTTGCATATCACTCATTTAAAGCTTCAAATAAATTAGCTAAAGAAGGATTTGGAAAATTTGCTAATTTCGAAAATACAAAATTTGCAACTGGTGAATATTTTGATAAATATACAAAAGCAAAAGATGATGAATATAAACCAAAAAGTCAAATTGTTGCTGAATTATTCAAAAAGTTTGATGTTCATATTCCAACCAAACAAGAGTGAAAAGAACTTTCAAAAGAAATTCAAAAAACTGGACTTGCAAACTCTCACTTAATGGCTATTGCGCCTACCGGTTCAATAAGTTACTTGTCAGGATGTACACCAAGTTTACAACCTGTTGTAGCGGATGTTGAAGTTAGAAAAGAAGGAAAACTAGGACGTGTTTATGTTCCTGCATACAAAATAAGTGAAGAAAACAAAAAGTACTACCAAATGGGTGCTTATGAAGTTGGACCATTACCAATTATTGATGTTGTCGCTGCCGCTCAAAAACACATTGATCAAGCAATTTCTCTAACCCTTTTTGTTAAAGATACAGTAACAACGCGTGATTTAAATAAAGCTTATATTTATGCTTTTAAACAAAAATGTGCTTCTATTTATTATGTTCGAATAAGACAAGATGTTCTTGAAGGTAGCGAAAATCTTGAATGTACTTCTTGTGTAATATAA
- the nrdI gene encoding class Ib ribonucleoside-diphosphate reductase assembly flavoprotein NrdI: MHEDVIKVTDKDIKRPKGDVLVVYYSSISNNTHRFILKLNKPSVRIPYELSEEIDVNKDFVLITPTYSGGGEFKEGAVPKQVIKFLNKESNRKHCRGVIASGNTNFGDTFALAGPILSKKLNVPLLYQFELLGTADDVKNVAKMLDEFWGK; this comes from the coding sequence ATGCACGAAGATGTAATTAAAGTAACAGATAAAGATATTAAAAGACCGAAAGGTGATGTACTTGTTGTTTATTATTCATCAATTTCAAATAACACACACCGTTTTATACTTAAATTAAATAAACCTTCAGTAAGAATTCCATATGAATTATCTGAAGAAATTGATGTTAATAAGGACTTTGTTCTTATTACTCCAACCTACAGTGGTGGTGGAGAATTTAAAGAAGGAGCAGTTCCAAAACAAGTTATTAAATTCTTAAATAAAGAATCTAATAGAAAACATTGTCGTGGAGTTATAGCAAGTGGAAACACGAACTTTGGCGATACATTTGCTTTAGCTGGTCCAATCTTATCTAAGAAATTAAATGTTCCATTGTTATATCAATTTGAATTGCTAGGAACTGCAGATGATGTTAAAAACGTTGCTAAAATGTTAGACGAATTCTGAGGAAAATAG
- a CDS encoding dihydrofolate reductase, giving the protein MIKLIVATDKNNLIGNVDKMPWRIKEEFEHFRNTTISHSLLFGRTTFLGLPGKLDKRTIYVLSEQTLDNCITIHNETELKNLFAKFKTNNEVLFIAGGKSIYEKYFEYADELLISRVDGDYQGNVYLNLNLSNYEVIKKQKFEKFVVETYKRIQKTH; this is encoded by the coding sequence ATGATAAAGCTGATAGTTGCAACTGATAAAAACAATTTAATTGGTAATGTTGATAAAATGCCGTGAAGAATTAAAGAAGAATTCGAACACTTCAGAAATACAACAATCAGCCATTCTTTATTGTTTGGTAGAACTACTTTTTTAGGTTTACCTGGAAAATTAGACAAGAGAACAATTTATGTATTATCAGAACAAACACTCGATAATTGCATTACAATTCACAACGAAACAGAACTTAAAAACTTGTTTGCTAAATTTAAAACTAATAATGAAGTTTTATTCATTGCAGGTGGTAAATCTATTTATGAAAAGTATTTTGAATATGCTGATGAATTATTAATTTCAAGAGTTGATGGCGATTATCAAGGTAATGTTTATTTAAACCTTAACTTATCAAATTATGAAGTTATAAAAAAACAAAAATTTGAAAAATTTGTTGTAGAAACATACAAAAGAATTCAAAAAACGCACTAG
- a CDS encoding type II restriction endonuclease — MSENHKNKLIDKFVNTLLETNRSFNFFVDWNNLIEIEKYDVELNALNSLIRVKNFKERFIELLTKVPSVIATFPLLFALSRNERKVLEKGKSKLKILNLAKSFYYKYSFIEYKSNSFLSSDEKELYYALFKDMGLENLFTNLLEKSIKDYVSGVLVGLDSNGRKNRSGRAFEDICQPLIAEICKKYDITLLQQKKLGELANFGIPINDDFRNRKADFILIKNRKALNIEVNYFFAGGSKPEEIIDSYINRNNELNLRGIKFLLITDGLCWDNNSKNQLEKAFKYITLMNYNMSNDGYLETIIKDVFLLNN, encoded by the coding sequence ATGAGCGAAAATCATAAAAACAAACTTATTGATAAATTTGTTAATACATTATTAGAAACTAATAGAAGTTTCAATTTTTTTGTAGACTGAAATAATTTAATTGAAATAGAAAAATACGATGTTGAATTAAATGCATTAAATTCTTTGATTAGAGTGAAAAACTTTAAGGAGCGTTTTATAGAATTATTAACAAAAGTTCCAAGTGTTATTGCTACTTTTCCACTACTGTTTGCATTAAGCAGAAATGAAAGAAAAGTTCTTGAAAAAGGTAAATCAAAGTTGAAAATATTAAATTTAGCAAAAAGTTTTTACTATAAATATTCATTTATTGAATATAAGTCAAATTCATTTTTGTCAAGCGATGAAAAAGAGCTTTATTATGCTCTCTTTAAAGATATGGGTTTAGAGAATTTATTTACAAATTTACTTGAGAAAAGTATAAAAGATTATGTATCCGGTGTATTAGTTGGTCTTGATTCTAATGGAAGAAAAAATAGAAGTGGTAGAGCTTTTGAAGATATTTGCCAACCATTAATTGCTGAGATTTGTAAGAAATATGATATAACTTTACTTCAACAAAAGAAACTTGGAGAATTAGCAAATTTCGGCATTCCAATTAATGATGATTTTCGAAATAGAAAAGCAGATTTTATCTTAATCAAAAATAGAAAAGCACTTAATATTGAGGTTAATTACTTTTTTGCTGGCGGTTCAAAACCAGAGGAAATTATAGATAGTTATATCAACAGAAATAATGAATTAAATTTAAGAGGTATAAAATTTTTACTGATTACCGATGGCTTATGCTGAGATAATAATTCAAAAAATCAATTAGAAAAAGCATTCAAATACATAACCTTAATGAATTATAATATGTCAAATGATGGTTATCTTGAAACAATAATTAAAGACGTTTTTTTATTGAACAACTAA
- a CDS encoding thymidylate synthase, translating into MTQYLKLLKTVLNTGMVRRDRTGTGTIGVFGTQTRYDLRKGFPLLTTKKMAWKSIVVELLWFLKGETNIKYLVDRNVNIWNEWPYEIYKRSTDFQGETIEEFINKIKNDNEFAIKHGNLGPVYGRQWRDFNGVDQIKYVINELRTKPFSRRILVSAWNPEEVDKMALPPCHALFQFYVSSNDELSLQLYQRSGDLFLGVPFNIASYALLLHMVAQVTNLRVGEFIHTIGDAHIYSNHVDQVTEQLTRRPFKLPTIILNKKVKEIFDFEFEDIELKDYKSHSRIKAEVSV; encoded by the coding sequence ATGACGCAATATCTAAAACTTCTAAAAACTGTATTAAATACCGGAATGGTAAGAAGAGATAGAACAGGTACCGGTACTATTGGTGTTTTTGGTACTCAAACAAGATATGATTTAAGGAAAGGATTCCCTCTTTTAACAACTAAGAAAATGGCTTGGAAATCTATAGTTGTTGAACTTCTATGATTCTTGAAAGGCGAAACCAATATAAAATACTTGGTAGATAGAAATGTTAATATTTGAAATGAATGACCTTATGAAATTTACAAAAGATCAACGGATTTTCAAGGGGAAACCATAGAGGAATTCATTAATAAAATTAAGAATGATAATGAATTTGCAATCAAACATGGAAATCTAGGACCTGTTTATGGTAGACAATGAAGAGATTTTAATGGTGTTGACCAAATTAAGTATGTAATAAACGAACTTAGAACAAAACCTTTTTCTAGAAGAATTTTAGTAAGTGCTTGAAATCCTGAAGAAGTAGATAAAATGGCTCTTCCACCATGTCATGCTTTATTTCAATTTTATGTTTCATCTAATGATGAATTATCGCTACAACTTTATCAAAGAAGTGGTGACTTATTTCTTGGGGTTCCATTTAATATTGCTTCTTATGCATTATTATTGCACATGGTTGCACAAGTAACAAACTTAAGAGTGGGCGAATTTATCCATACAATCGGAGATGCTCATATTTATTCAAATCACGTTGATCAAGTAACTGAGCAATTAACAAGAAGACCTTTTAAACTCCCAACAATTATTTTGAATAAAAAAGTTAAGGAAATTTTTGATTTCGAATTCGAAGACATAGAACTTAAAGATTACAAGTCACACTCTAGAATTAAAGCAGAGGTTTCTGTTTAA
- a CDS encoding transglutaminase-like domain-containing protein, translating into MKKTTFKKYIKTSSILSMFSPLIFISSCTNDKNSNVLDSINVQYEKLEFDYKNKNETLVKDIELDNILIKNLDHNNFKITELKVILIDAKNRSVSISGKLWSKADNLINKKFSIKIDGFKQTNIPTSSTSEPLEQLQDQTNEEALKVTVDYLNKSLVRAENADISNLQFGNYNNEIYSITEPKILSYFQTTIAIQAKVVLNINNKIFSIITKEIDGFEKPKIDDQKPPTSPDELNETEKHLLENVMNEKNFIYSFEPKKPHHTSYIINNKEEFLGLIIELIKRGNEVDVNIEFKISDEDIAKTIIDFYTNHYIDYTYLYNSSSDNKICPNLFYDEINKKYVLRLKSNINILKNYTRHSIYDFITKGLDRLSPSMSDTEKAYELMRYVSDTTEYSEKYRGIYDNRMQNDIGICGDWSERYQLLLSAANIPSVPVVSDFHAWTKVLLDGKWYNADPTFLKPLSNKLKLSLNSSINNYSYVGSFLNTDDEFKTTNVETGETIYGHGALRNWKPVLWNHSGAANYIKAETKNTSYFSRMFSTSSTMFYNEEDRSWYFYGYNLKSETQPKTSMLYKLSDINGEPSLVTEFNSKVTELNYELSNISMLKWKNFLIFGKIENGSKSNPIAYDLTTKTFVEFYDQSSPFQSSHHPMYLSSDGILFSGNKNDGTAQDKNIKKIDLNKTVLAQSINVKAIVQNARTFIDTLSKLRLLNSFLQEGSDKFTITKTEKEELSTKIQSFKKIYSENINNTTFDWITKVDELKETIAKFELLFNKPFKKELSTKPFIHSDLNPVKYLTKEQRKYNQVFHIGASSFFGDNITNSQNLTYTWYVDGIPTETFKIADANFVIQAVKLKDNMKVFVVVSDSFNKTSQVKSSTLTIKFLDETSNNDLMPLSSTDFSVLSNIAPGQDSKKIDFKITTENFNSSKFDFSWKLVHNNKVIKSGSDLNITYNKTTLDDDDYGYYQVVYKLVNKDTKEELYWKSNTYFAYK; encoded by the coding sequence ATGAAAAAAACAACTTTTAAAAAATATATAAAAACATCTTCAATATTAAGCATGTTTTCACCTCTGATATTTATTAGTTCTTGTACTAATGACAAAAACAGTAATGTTTTAGATAGTATTAATGTTCAATATGAGAAGTTAGAATTTGACTATAAAAACAAAAACGAAACTCTTGTAAAAGATATTGAGTTGGATAACATTTTAATAAAAAACTTAGATCATAATAATTTTAAAATAACAGAATTAAAGGTTATTTTAATTGATGCTAAAAATAGAAGTGTATCAATTTCAGGTAAGTTATGAAGTAAAGCGGATAATTTAATTAACAAAAAATTCAGTATAAAAATCGATGGCTTTAAGCAAACAAACATTCCCACTAGTTCAACTTCCGAACCTCTAGAACAACTTCAAGATCAGACCAATGAAGAAGCTTTAAAAGTGACTGTTGATTATTTAAATAAGTCCTTAGTTCGTGCTGAAAATGCTGACATATCTAATCTTCAATTCGGTAATTATAACAATGAAATTTATTCAATTACAGAACCAAAAATTCTAAGTTATTTTCAAACAACAATAGCTATTCAAGCAAAGGTCGTATTAAATATAAATAACAAAATTTTCAGTATTATAACAAAAGAAATAGATGGTTTCGAAAAACCAAAAATTGACGATCAAAAACCTCCAACAAGTCCTGATGAACTAAACGAAACTGAAAAACATTTACTTGAAAATGTTATGAATGAAAAGAATTTTATATATAGTTTTGAACCTAAAAAACCTCACCATACTAGTTATATAATTAACAACAAAGAGGAATTTCTTGGATTAATTATTGAATTAATCAAAAGAGGAAATGAAGTTGATGTTAATATAGAATTTAAAATTTCTGATGAAGATATAGCCAAAACAATTATTGATTTTTATACAAATCATTACATTGATTATACCTATTTATACAACTCATCTTCTGATAATAAAATATGTCCAAATTTATTTTATGATGAGATTAATAAAAAATATGTTCTTAGGTTAAAATCTAATATAAACATATTAAAAAATTACACAAGACATTCAATTTATGATTTCATAACAAAAGGCTTAGATAGATTAAGCCCTAGTATGAGTGATACCGAAAAAGCCTATGAACTAATGAGATATGTTTCTGACACTACGGAATATTCTGAAAAGTATAGAGGAATTTATGATAATAGAATGCAAAATGATATAGGAATTTGTGGAGATTGATCAGAGAGATATCAGTTACTTTTATCTGCTGCAAATATTCCTTCAGTACCTGTTGTTAGTGATTTTCATGCATGAACAAAGGTTCTTTTAGATGGTAAATGATATAATGCCGATCCTACCTTCTTAAAACCGCTTAGCAACAAGTTAAAGTTGTCTTTAAATAGTTCTATTAATAATTATAGTTATGTAGGTTCATTCTTAAATACGGATGATGAATTTAAAACAACTAATGTCGAAACCGGGGAAACTATATATGGCCATGGAGCTCTAAGAAATTGAAAACCAGTACTTTGAAATCATTCTGGTGCAGCTAACTATATAAAAGCAGAAACAAAAAATACAAGTTATTTTTCAAGAATGTTTTCAACAAGCAGCACTATGTTTTACAATGAAGAAGATCGTTCGTGATATTTTTATGGATATAATTTAAAATCAGAAACTCAACCTAAAACAAGTATGCTTTATAAGTTGAGCGATATTAATGGAGAACCTTCATTAGTTACTGAATTTAATTCAAAAGTTACTGAATTAAACTACGAATTAAGTAACATAAGTATGCTCAAATGAAAGAACTTTTTAATTTTTGGGAAAATTGAAAATGGATCAAAATCAAATCCTATAGCATATGATCTAACAACAAAAACGTTTGTAGAATTTTATGATCAATCAAGTCCGTTCCAATCTTCACACCACCCTATGTATTTATCTAGCGATGGAATATTATTTAGCGGAAATAAAAATGATGGAACTGCACAAGATAAAAACATTAAAAAAATAGATTTAAATAAAACTGTTTTAGCACAATCTATAAATGTAAAAGCTATAGTTCAAAACGCAAGAACTTTTATAGATACACTTTCTAAATTGAGATTATTAAATTCATTCTTACAAGAAGGAAGTGATAAATTCACTATAACAAAGACTGAAAAAGAGGAGTTATCTACTAAAATACAAAGTTTCAAAAAAATTTATTCAGAGAATATAAATAACACAACTTTTGATTGGATTACAAAAGTAGATGAACTAAAAGAAACGATTGCAAAATTCGAACTTCTATTTAACAAACCATTTAAAAAAGAATTATCTACAAAACCATTTATTCACAGCGATTTGAATCCAGTAAAATACTTAACAAAGGAACAAAGAAAATATAATCAAGTATTCCACATAGGAGCATCATCGTTTTTTGGAGACAATATCACTAACTCTCAAAACCTTACTTATACATGATATGTTGACGGTATACCAACAGAAACTTTTAAAATAGCAGATGCAAATTTCGTTATTCAAGCAGTAAAACTTAAAGATAATATGAAAGTTTTTGTTGTTGTTTCAGATTCGTTTAATAAAACAAGTCAAGTTAAAAGTTCTACATTGACTATAAAATTTTTAGATGAAACAAGTAACAATGATTTAATGCCACTTTCATCAACCGATTTTTCTGTATTATCTAATATTGCACCTGGTCAAGATAGCAAAAAAATTGATTTTAAAATTACAACAGAAAATTTTAATTCTTCTAAATTTGACTTTTCTTGAAAACTTGTACATAACAATAAAGTTATAAAATCTGGTTCTGATTTAAATATTACTTATAATAAAACAACATTAGATGACGACGATTATGGATATTATCAAGTAGTATATAAATTAGTAAATAAAGACACAAAAGAAGAATTGTATTGAAAATCAAATACATACTTTGCATATAAATAA
- the nrdF gene encoding class 1b ribonucleoside-diphosphate reductase subunit beta — MSRNNNKYYKESVSPLEYERNGFNGKMRAVNWNIINDDKDLEVWNRVTQNFWLPEKIPVSNDIPSWRTLSDEWQTLITRTFTGLTMLDTIQATVCDIAQIPNALTDHEQVIYANFAFMVAVHARSYGTIFSTLCSSDQIEEAHEWVIANEELQERARILIPYYHCEDPLKSKVAAALMPGFLLYGGFYLPFYLSARSKLPNTSDIIRLILRDKVIHNYYSGYKYQKKVAKLSDKRKAELKEFVFELLYRLIDAEKKFLTKLYEGFDLAEDAIRFSVYNAGKFLQNLGYDSPFTDEETRIEPEIFAQLSARADENHDFFSGNGSSYVMGVTEETEDEDWEF, encoded by the coding sequence ATGAGTAGAAATAATAATAAATATTATAAAGAATCTGTCTCGCCATTGGAATATGAACGTAATGGTTTCAACGGAAAAATGAGAGCAGTAAATTGAAATATCATCAATGATGATAAAGATTTAGAAGTTTGAAACAGAGTAACACAAAACTTCTGATTACCAGAAAAAATTCCTGTATCAAACGATATCCCTTCATGAAGAACGCTTAGTGATGAATGACAAACATTAATTACAAGAACTTTCACAGGATTAACAATGCTTGATACAATCCAAGCTACAGTTTGTGATATAGCACAAATTCCTAATGCACTTACTGATCACGAACAAGTTATTTATGCAAACTTTGCTTTTATGGTTGCAGTACATGCAAGATCATATGGAACGATTTTCTCGACACTTTGTTCAAGTGATCAAATTGAAGAGGCACATGAATGAGTAATTGCTAATGAAGAATTACAAGAAAGAGCAAGAATCTTAATTCCTTATTATCATTGTGAAGACCCTCTTAAATCAAAAGTAGCAGCCGCATTAATGCCTGGTTTCTTATTATATGGAGGATTTTACTTGCCATTTTATCTATCAGCAAGATCGAAATTACCAAATACTTCAGATATTATTAGATTAATATTAAGAGATAAGGTTATCCACAACTACTACAGTGGATATAAATACCAAAAGAAAGTTGCTAAATTATCTGACAAGAGAAAAGCAGAACTTAAAGAATTTGTTTTTGAATTACTATATAGATTAATAGATGCTGAAAAGAAATTCTTAACAAAATTATATGAAGGATTTGATCTAGCTGAAGATGCTATTAGATTTAGTGTTTATAATGCTGGTAAATTCTTACAAAACCTTGGTTATGATTCACCTTTTACAGATGAAGAAACAAGAATCGAACCAGAAATATTTGCTCAACTTTCAGCAAGAGCAGATGAAAACCATGATTTCTTCTCAGGAAACGGATCATCTTATGTAATGGGTGTTACCGAAGAAACAGAAGATGAAGATTGAGAATTTTAG